AGCGAGGTGGGCATGTAGTGCGCGGTGCGCGCCCGCATGCGCTGTTCGATCAGGGCGCGGTCGCCGTGCAGGTGGGCGAAGCGCAGGGCGGGGTCGGCCTGGCGCAGCAGGTCTCGGTAGCGGCGCTTGAGGGCGGAGCAGGACAGCACCAGGCCGGCGCCGCGTTCGTGCGCCGCGGCGATTTCGGCCTGCAGGCGCGCCAGCCAGTCGGCGCGGTCGGCGTCGTCGAGCGGGGTGCCGGCGGCCATCTTGGCGACGTTGGCGGCGGAGTGGAAAGCATCGCCTTCGAGGAAGG
This window of the Massilia sp. R2A-15 genome carries:
- a CDS encoding gluconokinase, producing the protein MNQPDDHRAAPIRWVVMGVCGCGKSEIGRRLAASLHAPFLEGDAFHSAANVAKMAAGTPLDDADRADWLARLQAEIAAAHERGAGLVLSCSALKRRYRDLLRQADPALRFAHLHGDRALIEQRMRARTAHYMPTSLLDSQLRDLEPLAPDEAGVRLDIAAAPDAIIDQILQAQGQQSPFIPT